In Dermacentor variabilis isolate Ectoservices chromosome 7, ASM5094787v1, whole genome shotgun sequence, a genomic segment contains:
- the LOC142588262 gene encoding gem-associated protein 6-like yields the protein MEREAKVGSEQTRDTLPSDDPVLLLSYVHKLVRVETTDGNVLAGYVKTVDPISESIVMVLFEDEKPKVLHVVMGHAVKSVTVVTDASPAEKEQLENLFMPARQALSAEQLRERKEKVRSWMCVNRIPVAESAQEPGTLIIADSVRLLPPYGPEDFQCTNSLVLGKIRGMVSLMPADIESWTSPYEPMK from the exons ATGGAACGTGAGGCCAAAGTTGGTTCGGAACAAACGCGGGACACTTTGCCCAGTGATGATCCTGTGTTGCTTCTTTCATATGTACACAAGCTCGTTCGTGTTGAAACTACGGATGGCAATGTTCTGGCAGGTTACGTCAAGACAGTCGACCCCATCTCGGAAAG TATTGTCATGGTCCTGTTTGAGGATGAAAAACCGAAGGTGCTTCACGTCGTCATGGGACACGCTGTCAAGTCGGTTACTGTTGTCACAGATGCAAGTCCTGCTGAGAAGGAGCAGCTCGAGAATCTCTTCATGCCGGCAAGGCAAGCGCTCAGCGCCGAACAGTTGCGAGAGAGGAAAGAGAAGGTTCGGTCGTGGATGTGCGTCAACCGCATTCCGGTGGCCGAGTCTGCCCAGGAGCCTGGTACTCTCATAATTGCGGACTCAGTCCGGCTGTTACCTCCATACGGACCGGAGGACTTCCAGTGCACGAATTCTCTAGTGCTTGGCAAGATTCGAGGAATGGTGTCGCTGATGCCCGCAGACATTGAGTCATGGACAAGCCCTTACGAACCAATGAAGTAG
- the LOC142588263 gene encoding uncharacterized protein LOC142588263, producing MDRTDYDTAFSCPVCLGPSQSMVFGLCQHFVCSSCLYDRVEHDLNPALRCCPICKAKNVFPEYRPDIPDANKKLLNIAGVVKCSRKRCGEEMWTWEAKEHEKSCRGLSRRTTGRCSGSPGKASTSRKSGTRQSKRRRSKSTASVRD from the exons ATGGACCGCACTGACTACGATACAGC GTTCAGCTGCCCGGTCTGCCTGGGCCCGAGTCAGAGCATGGTGTTCGGCCTGTGCCAGCACTTCGTGTGTTCGTCGTGCCTGTACGACCGCGTTGAGCATGACTTGAATCCTGCGCTTCGCTGTTGTCCCATCTGCAAAGCCAAGAACGTCTTTCCGGAGTATCG CCCTGACATTCCGGACGCCAATAAAAAGCTCCTGAACATAGCCGGCGTTGTCAAGTGCTCTCGGAAACGGTGCGGAGAAGAAATGTGGACTTGGGAGGCCAAGGAGCACGAAAA GTCTTGTCGTGGCCTCTCGAGGCGGACAACGGGACGATGCTCCGGCTCCCCAGGAAAGGCCAGCACCAGCCGGAAATCGGGCACCCGCCAGAGCAAGCGTAGGAGGAGCAAGAGCACAGCCTCTGTCAGGGACTAA